A genomic segment from Paraburkholderia hayleyella encodes:
- a CDS encoding RHS repeat protein: protein MDPLGCMTKYAFNDAGLPVEITDPEGSKRQLAWRPDDQIERYTDCSDKTTTWTYDGRGGLTAMRNAAGEATRYEYEAGQLLTLVRPDKTREAFERDAEGRLLMHTDALSRQTHYRYNAAGLVLSRTNAQGDALSYIWNRLGQIVGLRNENSSEYTFGYDAAGRLTSSKAM, encoded by the coding sequence ATGGACCCGCTCGGGTGCATGACGAAGTACGCCTTTAACGATGCCGGGCTGCCAGTGGAGATCACGGATCCGGAGGGCAGTAAAAGGCAGCTTGCGTGGCGACCTGATGACCAGATCGAGCGCTACACCGACTGCTCGGACAAGACCACGACGTGGACATATGACGGGCGCGGCGGGCTCACGGCGATGCGGAACGCGGCGGGTGAAGCCACGCGTTATGAATACGAGGCGGGGCAGTTGTTGACGCTCGTGCGGCCTGACAAGACCCGTGAAGCGTTCGAACGCGATGCCGAGGGACGGTTGCTGATGCACACCGACGCCCTGAGCCGGCAGACACATTACCGGTACAACGCGGCGGGCCTAGTTTTATCGCGTACTAATGCGCAGGGCGATGCGCTGTCCTATATCTGGAATCGGCTGGGCCAGATCGTGGGCCTGCGCAACGAGAACAGCAGCGAATACACGTTCGGATATGACGCGGCCGGACGGCTCACCAGCTCGAAGGCGATGTGA
- a CDS encoding RHS repeat-associated core domain-containing protein, with protein sequence MDSVTADLSYGRQIAVVPVNLIQPADVALSVSAFDKWLMEISDGVITLERIRNVAGAMPVLGNILALADVFEDIVTLMKADAPHMFDWVSLGINLIGVVPLPGTAAARVSLRPTLQLVRQELRQNGRQLIGEALITLLASNLNATIKGELEDFVSQAQAELPGFIEEAAKFGERLIIDLADGIDNLVLGQLDASGDFREADRQVFEATGKLWRDPGGVFSNIYGAATSFYAGVAKKGANKAAGFIPENIGKLVLSHTADLRRFSPKLGQQIRNLSDANMEQSIGWIIQGLSVALAARSSAGHKHGANVRHDTTSASHNSRPGQPVEPRSAEGKAKHDPNPQRSGVCPATCNSISFAMGSEILPHTDFILPGPFPIEWTRTYRSSLEAYDEAEFGARWITPFTTRFDLHGDGIRFHAADGRSFDYPLPRVGELHDDRIEGLTLVRVSEHSLVLCRGHERRETYERHGGRFLLVRIGLRGGAGLLLGYEHRTGERVVLSDLITYQDDPSQAHLHLGTDIDTHGRITGLWLMGEDAPQRRLSLYRYDEAGDLTLAQDENAAIWTYQYQQHLVTRYTDRTGRGMNLEWQGQGPDARAVHEWADDGSFDTRLEWDGNIRLTCVTDAHGQQTWHYYDHLGYTYRIIHSDRRQEWFFRDEAKNIIHHIHTDGSEDRYAYDENSNLLEHIRADGTRVHYAWDMADQLIRISDAEGGLWQRDYDTRGRLTGTVDPLGNRTGYTYNLMGMPIAITDASGRQKQLAYNASGQLTRYVDCSGKASEWVYDARGQLMQFTDAAGQATRYRHESGQLVAILYPDGSAEHFERDAEGRLLAHVDALKRRTGWHYTGAGLLSKRVDPAGQSLRYQWDRLGQLTALRNENGRDAEFTYDPVGRLLAETGFDGATTRYEYGDATGTLARAIEGQRITAFAFDPMGRLTERRAALRTGDTAPQEQDWQVERFAYDGNGHLALASNAGSRLQWFHDAAGNLVREHQHYRQLGRPLVAVWQHEYDVLNQRIATLRPDGHRVSWLTYGSGHLLALQLDGHELASYERDDLHREVARLQGNRLLQTQQWDALGRLSGQVLAREAQPGKQGPPGQTPGGERLLVRRYRYDASGQLTDINDTRRGQLAYRYDPVGRLLEAQSRLGHETFAFDPASNLVDPQAQREADREHLPRPKALDNLLKQYAGTHYQYDARGNLTQRWRNGEASRYTWDLFDRLTHAGDARLEVSYTYDALGRRLSKHSQAHYQARREAGPHWNRSERVKRNRELQCGFTLYGWDGDTLAWESRIADEDGLGARTTHYVYEPGRFVPVAQAVREEAIALLDEPVYSDYYRQDEDPLWLPPPPAPPIDSLAWYQCDHLGTPQELTDERSEIAWAAEYRAWGVAKEAIRKASEGRAELRTPIRFQGQYHDHETGLHYNRYRYYDPEVGRFVGKDPIGYRGGINLYQYAPNPLTWGDPLGLTGEDVYRAMKTGSDGFPIAEPTARGLGARPGVDIPVGSDGMVLPATGGISVAPGSAANLPPHRRPASMGGTGKDCACMLNTANLPNTLKYVQDSANHGTIQPSTRMSLSDYQAALASIRDKWVKQ encoded by the coding sequence ATGGATAGCGTGACTGCAGACTTGTCCTACGGACGCCAGATTGCTGTGGTTCCGGTGAACCTGATTCAACCCGCAGATGTCGCGCTGAGTGTCAGTGCATTTGACAAATGGCTGATGGAGATCAGCGATGGCGTGATCACCCTGGAGCGGATCCGGAATGTCGCGGGGGCCATGCCGGTCCTGGGCAACATCCTGGCGCTGGCGGACGTGTTCGAAGACATCGTTACGCTGATGAAGGCTGATGCTCCTCACATGTTCGACTGGGTAAGCCTTGGCATCAACCTCATCGGCGTGGTGCCGTTGCCAGGGACAGCAGCGGCCCGCGTCAGCCTGCGCCCCACATTGCAGCTGGTGCGCCAGGAGCTGCGCCAGAATGGCAGGCAGCTCATTGGCGAGGCGCTCATTACGCTGCTGGCCAGCAACCTCAACGCCACCATCAAGGGCGAACTGGAGGATTTCGTCAGCCAGGCCCAGGCAGAACTGCCCGGGTTCATTGAAGAGGCTGCGAAGTTTGGTGAAAGGCTCATCATCGACCTGGCCGATGGCATCGACAACCTCGTCCTGGGCCAGCTCGACGCATCGGGCGATTTCAGGGAAGCTGACAGGCAGGTCTTCGAGGCCACTGGCAAACTCTGGCGCGACCCGGGCGGCGTCTTCTCCAATATCTACGGAGCGGCCACCAGTTTTTACGCGGGGGTTGCCAAAAAAGGCGCCAACAAGGCTGCCGGGTTCATTCCAGAAAATATAGGCAAACTGGTACTGTCTCACACGGCAGATCTGCGCAGATTTTCTCCGAAACTCGGACAGCAGATCCGGAACCTGAGCGATGCCAACATGGAACAGAGCATCGGCTGGATTATCCAGGGCCTGTCTGTTGCCCTTGCCGCTCGCAGCAGCGCTGGCCACAAGCATGGCGCCAACGTCAGGCACGACACGACCAGCGCCAGCCACAACAGCCGCCCAGGACAACCTGTTGAACCACGCTCCGCTGAAGGCAAGGCGAAGCACGACCCCAATCCGCAGAGAAGCGGAGTCTGCCCGGCCACCTGCAACAGCATCAGCTTTGCCATGGGCAGCGAGATACTCCCGCATACCGACTTTATCCTGCCGGGTCCGTTTCCCATCGAGTGGACGCGCACCTACCGCTCCAGTCTGGAGGCCTACGATGAGGCCGAATTCGGCGCGCGCTGGATTACCCCATTCACGACGCGCTTCGACCTGCACGGCGATGGCATCCGTTTTCATGCCGCCGATGGGCGCAGCTTCGACTATCCGCTGCCCAGGGTCGGTGAGCTGCATGATGACCGTATTGAAGGTCTCACCCTGGTGCGCGTGAGCGAGCACAGCCTGGTTCTCTGCCGTGGCCATGAGCGCCGCGAAACCTACGAACGTCACGGCGGGCGTTTCCTGCTGGTGCGTATCGGGCTGCGCGGGGGAGCCGGCCTGCTGCTGGGCTACGAACACCGTACCGGTGAGCGTGTTGTGCTTTCTGACCTGATCACCTATCAGGACGATCCCAGCCAGGCGCACCTGCACCTGGGCACCGACATTGACACCCATGGCCGCATCACGGGCCTGTGGCTGATGGGCGAGGACGCCCCGCAGCGCCGCCTGAGCCTGTACCGCTACGACGAAGCGGGTGACCTCACGCTGGCCCAGGATGAAAACGCTGCCATCTGGACCTACCAGTACCAGCAGCACCTGGTCACCCGCTACACCGACCGCACCGGGCGCGGCATGAACCTCGAATGGCAGGGCCAGGGTCCCGACGCCCGCGCCGTGCATGAGTGGGCCGATGACGGCAGCTTCGATACCCGTCTGGAGTGGGACGGGAACATCCGGCTGACCTGCGTCACCGATGCCCACGGCCAGCAAACCTGGCACTACTACGACCACCTGGGCTACACGTATCGCATCATTCATTCCGACAGGCGTCAGGAATGGTTCTTCCGGGACGAGGCGAAAAACATCATCCACCATATCCACACCGATGGCAGCGAAGACCGCTACGCCTACGATGAAAACAGCAACCTGCTGGAGCACATCCGCGCGGACGGGACACGTGTTCACTATGCCTGGGATATGGCGGACCAGCTCATCAGGATCAGCGACGCCGAAGGCGGGCTCTGGCAGCGCGACTACGACACCCGCGGCCGCCTGACCGGAACCGTCGATCCGCTGGGCAACCGGACCGGCTACACGTACAACCTGATGGGGATGCCGATCGCCATCACCGACGCCAGCGGCCGGCAAAAGCAGCTGGCGTACAACGCCAGCGGCCAGCTCACACGCTACGTGGACTGCTCCGGCAAGGCCAGCGAATGGGTCTACGACGCCCGTGGCCAGCTGATGCAGTTCACCGATGCCGCAGGCCAGGCCACCCGCTACCGCCACGAATCGGGCCAGCTGGTGGCCATCCTGTATCCGGACGGCAGCGCAGAGCACTTCGAGCGCGATGCCGAAGGCCGGCTGCTGGCCCACGTGGATGCGCTAAAGCGGCGCACCGGGTGGCACTACACCGGGGCCGGGCTGCTGTCGAAACGCGTGGACCCGGCTGGCCAGAGCCTGCGCTACCAGTGGGACAGGCTGGGCCAGCTCACGGCGCTGCGCAACGAGAACGGGCGCGATGCAGAATTCACCTACGATCCGGTGGGCCGCCTGCTGGCCGAAACGGGCTTCGATGGTGCCACCACGCGCTACGAATACGGGGACGCCACGGGCACGCTGGCGCGTGCCATCGAAGGCCAGCGCATCACCGCCTTTGCCTTTGACCCGATGGGACGGCTGACTGAGCGCCGTGCCGCGCTGCGAACTGGCGACACCGCGCCGCAGGAACAGGACTGGCAGGTCGAGCGCTTCGCCTACGATGGCAACGGTCATCTGGCACTGGCCAGCAACGCCGGCAGCCGGCTGCAATGGTTCCATGACGCGGCCGGCAACCTGGTGCGCGAGCACCAGCACTACCGCCAGCTGGGCAGGCCGCTGGTGGCGGTGTGGCAGCACGAGTACGACGTGCTGAACCAGCGCATCGCCACGCTGCGTCCGGACGGGCACCGGGTGAGCTGGCTGACCTATGGCAGCGGCCACCTGCTGGCGCTGCAGCTGGACGGGCACGAACTGGCCAGCTATGAGCGCGACGACCTGCACCGCGAGGTCGCGCGCCTGCAGGGCAACCGCCTGCTGCAGACGCAGCAGTGGGATGCGCTGGGGCGCCTGAGCGGGCAGGTGCTGGCGCGCGAGGCGCAACCAGGCAAACAGGGCCCGCCCGGACAGACGCCAGGCGGCGAGCGGCTGCTGGTGCGCCGCTACCGCTACGACGCCAGCGGCCAGCTCACGGACATCAACGACACGCGCCGCGGCCAGCTGGCGTACCGCTACGACCCGGTGGGCCGCCTGCTGGAAGCGCAGAGCCGGCTGGGCCACGAGACCTTCGCCTTCGATCCGGCCAGCAACCTGGTCGACCCGCAAGCGCAGCGTGAGGCCGACCGCGAGCACCTGCCACGGCCGAAGGCGCTGGACAACCTGCTCAAACAGTACGCGGGCACGCACTACCAGTACGACGCGCGAGGCAACCTGACCCAGCGCTGGCGCAACGGCGAGGCAAGCCGCTACACCTGGGACCTGTTCGACCGGCTCACGCACGCCGGGGACGCCCGCCTCGAAGTCAGCTACACCTACGATGCGCTGGGCCGCAGACTCTCGAAGCACAGCCAGGCGCACTACCAGGCGCGCCGCGAGGCGGGGCCGCACTGGAACCGCAGCGAGCGCGTGAAGCGCAACCGCGAACTGCAGTGCGGCTTCACGCTGTACGGCTGGGATGGCGACACGCTGGCGTGGGAGAGCCGGATTGCTGACGAAGATGGCCTGGGCGCGCGCACCACGCACTACGTGTACGAGCCGGGCCGCTTTGTGCCGGTGGCGCAGGCGGTGCGTGAGGAGGCGATCGCGCTGCTCGATGAACCGGTGTACAGCGACTACTACCGGCAGGACGAAGACCCGCTGTGGCTGCCGCCGCCCCCGGCACCGCCCATCGACAGCCTGGCGTGGTACCAGTGCGATCACCTGGGTACGCCGCAGGAGCTGACCGATGAACGGAGCGAGATTGCGTGGGCGGCGGAATATCGCGCGTGGGGTGTGGCGAAGGAGGCGATACGGAAAGCGTCAGAGGGACGTGCTGAACTGCGCACACCGATCAGGTTCCAGGGGCAGTACCATGACCATGAAACCGGGCTGCATTACAACCGCTACCGGTATTACGATCCGGAGGTGGGGAGGTTTGTTGGCAAGGATCCTATTGGGTATAGAGGAGGTATAAATCTATATCAATATGCGCCCAATCCGCTTACATGGGGTGACCCGCTCGGATTGACAGGGGAAGATGTATATCGAGCGATGAAAACCGGAAGCGATGGTTTCCCTATTGCTGAGCCTACGGCGCGTGGACTTGGTGCGCGTCCTGGTGTCGATATTCCTGTCGGCTCGGATGGGATGGTTCTCCCAGCCACGGGAGGAATTTCGGTTGCGCCGGGATCAGCGGCTAACCTTCCGCCTCATAGGCGTCCGGCAAGTATGGGCGGCACTGGAAAAGACTGCGCATGCATGCTGAACACAGCGAATCTTCCAAATACCCTCAAGTACGTTCAGGATAGTGCTAACCATGGGACGATCCAGCCGAGTACACGCATGTCCTTGTCTGACTATCAGGCGGCCCTTGCCTCAATTCGTGACAAATGGGTGAAGCAATGA